The following coding sequences are from one Limnobacter sp. SAORIC-580 window:
- the pqqB gene encoding pyrroloquinoline quinone biosynthesis protein PqqB, whose translation MKIKVLGSAAGGGFPQWNCNCTNCQAVRAKAPGYTARTQSSIAISDGSANWILVNASPDILTQIKSTPELQPNRGPRDTGISAVILMDAQIDHTTGLLMMREGKTPMRLFTTPAVWEDLTNGLPLVPTLGFYCGVKWTPLCTECDEFFSISPLDSIKIKSIPLISKAPPYSPSRYAQRRGDNIGLLIEDTNTGKKVFYAPGLGEITPDILPYMQQADVLMVDGTFWTEDEMITQGFSQKLAADMGHLPQTDKPGKRGSGMISQLRQFENQRKILIHINNTNPILYEHGDERAILAENRIEVSYDGMEILA comes from the coding sequence ATGAAAATCAAAGTTCTGGGTTCCGCAGCAGGCGGAGGGTTCCCACAGTGGAACTGCAACTGCACCAACTGCCAGGCTGTTCGGGCCAAAGCGCCCGGGTACACCGCGCGCACCCAGTCGTCGATCGCAATATCCGACGGGTCTGCGAACTGGATATTGGTGAATGCATCGCCCGATATACTCACTCAAATCAAAAGTACCCCTGAACTGCAACCCAACCGTGGCCCACGCGACACGGGCATCTCTGCCGTCATTTTGATGGACGCGCAAATTGACCACACCACCGGCCTGTTGATGATGCGCGAAGGGAAAACACCCATGCGCCTGTTCACCACCCCCGCTGTGTGGGAAGACCTGACCAACGGTTTACCCTTGGTGCCTACGCTTGGGTTTTATTGCGGTGTGAAGTGGACTCCACTGTGTACCGAATGCGATGAATTTTTCTCAATCAGCCCGCTGGACAGCATCAAGATCAAATCAATCCCGCTGATCAGCAAAGCCCCCCCCTACTCCCCCAGCCGCTACGCCCAACGCCGTGGCGACAACATCGGTTTGTTGATTGAAGACACCAACACTGGCAAAAAAGTGTTTTACGCCCCTGGACTTGGAGAAATTACGCCCGACATTCTGCCCTATATGCAACAAGCCGATGTGTTGATGGTGGACGGCACCTTCTGGACCGAAGATGAAATGATCACACAAGGTTTCTCGCAAAAACTGGCTGCCGACATGGGTCATTTACCTCAAACTGACAAGCCGGGCAAACGGGGCTCAGGCATGATCAGCCAGCTGCGCCAGTTTGAAAACCAGCGCAAAATCCTGATTCACATCAACAACACCAACCCGATTTTGTACGAGCATGGCGACGAGCGCGCCATTCTGGCCGAGAATAGAATTGAAGTGTCCTACGACGGCATGGAGATTCTTGCATGA
- the pqqC gene encoding pyrroloquinoline-quinone synthase PqqC, whose translation MSSNKAWSKKEFEERLRAKGDRYHIHHPFNVAMREGKLSREQLRGWVANRFYYQVCIPQKDAAVMANCDDRETRRRWVQRILDHDGWEGNAGGIEAWSRLGEAVGIDREVLWGQQLVLPGVRFAVDAYVNFARRAPWQEAVCSSLTEMFAPEIHKQRLSNWPKDYKWVAPEGLNYFRSRISLAQRDVEHGLEVTLNYFKTRAQQERALEILQFKLDVLWSMSDAIALSYPDKPAKTKQKKQ comes from the coding sequence ATGAGCAGCAACAAAGCCTGGAGCAAAAAAGAGTTCGAAGAACGCTTGCGCGCCAAGGGCGACCGCTACCACATTCACCACCCATTCAATGTGGCCATGCGCGAAGGCAAACTGAGCCGTGAACAACTTCGCGGCTGGGTGGCCAACCGCTTTTATTACCAGGTGTGCATTCCGCAGAAAGATGCGGCTGTGATGGCCAATTGTGACGACCGAGAAACCCGCCGCCGTTGGGTGCAACGCATTCTTGACCACGATGGCTGGGAAGGCAATGCTGGCGGCATTGAAGCCTGGAGCCGCTTGGGCGAAGCCGTGGGCATCGACCGCGAAGTGCTGTGGGGCCAGCAGCTGGTGCTGCCCGGTGTGCGCTTTGCCGTAGACGCTTATGTGAATTTTGCACGCCGCGCGCCCTGGCAAGAGGCGGTGTGCTCGTCGCTGACTGAAATGTTTGCACCGGAAATTCACAAGCAGCGCTTGAGCAACTGGCCCAAAGACTACAAGTGGGTGGCACCTGAAGGTTTGAATTACTTTCGCTCACGAATCAGCCTGGCCCAACGTGATGTGGAGCATGGCCTTGAAGTAACGCTGAATTATTTCAAGACCCGCGCACAGCAGGAACGCGCGCTTGAAATTTTGCAATTTAAACTGGACGTGTTGTGGAGCATGTCAGACGCGATTGCGCTGTCTTACCCCGACAAACCCGCCAAAACAAAACAGAAAAAACAATGA
- a CDS encoding porin, which produces MISKKLVAASILAAMGTSAHAIGFKAGEWEMDLSGSVNAYYNTTSCDNAGAVASGALGLCGGAGTGQDQTSIQNGLLPGFIIFTASTKQAGYDLKAVISIDPGTTNNNGAAGGVGQNVGDQRRVFLQFGNESMGTIKAGRDIGLFGQNAILNDMSLLAVGGGSGYNGALNTTLGGIGSGYIYTEFQPQITYTAPAIGNLTLSGGVFQPKDLNGATAQENDSPGMQALASYSLGDKGKLWAALINQSQSGVAAAPDSDLTGFEVGGTVNLGALALTGNYFTGEGLGTTLIGFGGRDAAGAERDSDGYLVQATYKVGNTKFGINYGSSTLDSTAGDRAANAIMLEETNQMVLGVYHNLTPSLTIAGEYITNEQTYQLGAPAAKGESNTIAVGAILFF; this is translated from the coding sequence ATGATCAGCAAAAAATTAGTAGCAGCTTCCATCTTGGCAGCAATGGGGACTTCGGCACACGCAATCGGCTTCAAGGCTGGCGAATGGGAAATGGACCTTTCAGGTTCAGTAAACGCGTACTACAACACAACCAGTTGCGACAACGCCGGTGCAGTTGCCAGTGGCGCATTGGGTCTTTGCGGTGGTGCAGGAACTGGTCAAGACCAGACATCAATTCAAAACGGTTTGCTACCTGGCTTCATCATTTTCACAGCATCCACCAAACAAGCAGGATATGACCTCAAAGCCGTAATCTCCATTGACCCGGGTACCACTAACAACAACGGAGCTGCTGGTGGCGTGGGTCAAAACGTGGGCGATCAGCGTCGCGTGTTCTTGCAATTCGGAAACGAATCAATGGGTACGATCAAGGCTGGTCGCGACATCGGTCTATTTGGTCAAAATGCGATTCTGAACGACATGTCTCTGTTGGCGGTTGGCGGTGGTTCAGGGTACAACGGTGCATTGAATACAACCTTGGGCGGCATCGGATCGGGTTATATTTACACTGAATTCCAGCCACAGATCACTTACACTGCACCTGCAATCGGTAACCTGACGTTGTCAGGCGGTGTTTTCCAGCCAAAGGACCTCAACGGTGCCACAGCCCAAGAGAATGATTCTCCAGGCATGCAAGCATTGGCCTCCTATAGCCTTGGCGACAAAGGCAAATTGTGGGCAGCCTTGATTAATCAATCCCAGTCCGGCGTTGCTGCCGCTCCAGACTCTGACCTCACCGGCTTCGAAGTAGGTGGCACGGTTAATCTCGGTGCGCTGGCACTGACTGGTAACTACTTCACTGGCGAAGGCTTGGGAACCACACTGATTGGTTTTGGTGGTCGTGACGCCGCTGGTGCTGAGCGTGATTCAGACGGATACTTGGTACAAGCAACCTACAAAGTTGGCAACACCAAGTTTGGTATTAACTATGGCTCATCGACACTTGATTCCACAGCCGGTGATCGAGCCGCAAATGCCATCATGCTTGAAGAAACAAACCAGATGGTTCTGGGCGTTTACCATAACCTGACTCCAAGTCTGACCATCGCTGGCGAGTACATCACCAATGAACAAACCTACCAGTTGGGCGCTCCTGCAGCAAAAGGCGAGTCCAACACCATCGCCGTAGGTGCAATCCTGTTCTTCTGA
- the pqqA gene encoding pyrroloquinoline quinone precursor peptide PqqA yields MQWTTPSFVDMRFGFEITMYIANR; encoded by the coding sequence ATGCAGTGGACTACACCATCATTCGTTGACATGCGTTTCGGTTTCGAAATCACCATGTACATCGCCAACCGTTAA